In the Wyeomyia smithii strain HCP4-BCI-WySm-NY-G18 chromosome 2, ASM2978416v1, whole genome shotgun sequence genome, one interval contains:
- the LOC129723504 gene encoding ubiquitin carboxyl-terminal hydrolase 36 isoform X3 — MDTLTRSLGRLTLATDGSSGGSAKDQLPTPKRVLYPRDCVQLGWKASGRKWQTGAGMINVGNTCYLNSTLQALFHVPAIANWLISDSSHRERCDDRNDGCIICAMAKTLMASQGNQGAIKPYLVYSKLRLVCKHLVPGRQEDAHEFLRYLMEAMEKSFLSRFDKSKELDQYSKETTPLNQILGGYLRSEVKCLSCQHTSTTFQHFEDLLLDIRKANSIEEALDVYFARERLEEMQYRCEACKKRVAATKQFSLERAPFVLCIQLKRFSMLGGKINKHVELRNRLDLTPYSSKSATSSGKLTYKLVSMVTHLGNTQHCGHYTAIGSTESGTYYVFDDSSVRSISMQNVTSTNAYIIFYELESVQNGIKTSASSTATLASFANATGSSPRKIGNGGSSTGGTFTTNSSPLRLIGSSGNSNHNPLFPSKLENRTGFIGPVLPQQTQPKPKKLANGLSNNHHNSMNEKEGEIMVSSTTARLSPVSSTTSSLSSPSPNKNPTPNSPSSSKLVKNPLNQNPVSVKNKFGMTITTSNSASDVSNGINGTNISFKSSSTSSSSTACPSSSSSALPSMPKLCNSPAATKSASTGEKSFEGTNSTANGTLKSVTYPATTSTGEKNSYVNGLSSSKAVSLVPYDADDDEDDDEGDDSYGGNNANRLAKRHTTQQNNDSEEDTERALLGPVGNKKLPESPEEEESSRSPKSPPVIKTKTGLWKVSDNNVPTSSSSSSSANSSKSASPSTSGNSSPANYSHANGSSGGPLASGYQSSNSGNGGRQSNGFNGYNGGYNRSNDVVDQLQKFSHRGYGAPVRSWNGQQTNMERELMNERREDRKRQVEDDRETEMDRGRVKKVKTHYYPRDQRDSQIQNPFQSYQNQQMNGGGGGGGNNRNKWNNHCNGFGGGSKYGNGGGSQQFQHRNYHNNYQNGRNYQSGGFRNGGRHGGRNGFYNKSNHHHQRDNGSGNGFYNR; from the exons CGTCGGCAACACGTGCTATCTGAACTCCACCCTGCAGGCCCTGTTCCACGTTCCGGCCATCGCTAACTGGCTCATCTCGGACAGCAGCCACCGTGAGCGTTGTGATGATAGAAACG ATGGATGCATCATCTGTGCAATGGCAAAGACGCTTATGGCTTCCCAGGGCAATCAGGGAGCCATCAAACCGTATCTGGTTTACTCCAAACTACGGCTGGTCTGCAAACATCTAGTTCCTGGTCGTCAAGAAGACGCCCACGAGTTTCTGCGCTACCTAATGGAAGCTATGGAAAAGAGCTTTCTTTCTCGGTTCGATAAGAGCAAGGAACTCGATCAGTACAGCAAGGAAACGACACCGCTAAATCAGATACTCGGCGGCTATCTCCGGTCGGAGGTAAAGTGCCTATCCTGCCAGCACACCTCGACGACATTTCAACACTTTGAAGATCTGCTGTTGGACATCAGAAAGGCGAACTCCATTGAGGAAGCACTTGATGTGTACTTTGCTCGGGAAAGATTAGAGGAGATGCAATACAGGTGTGAGGCTTGTAAGAAGCGGGTAGCCGCCACGAAGCAGTTCTCTCTGGAAAGAGCACCGTTCGTACTTTGCATTCAGTTGAAGCGGTTTTCAATGTTGGGTGGAAAAATTAACAAGCATGTGGAGTTGAGAAATCGGCTAGATCTTACGCCCTACTCATCCAAATCGGCAACTTCTAGCGGAAAGTTGACCTATAAACTGGTGTCAATGGTCACCCATCTAGGAAATACGCAACACTGCGGCCACTACACCGCCATTGGTAGCACAGAAAGCGGCACTTACTACGTGTTCGATGACAGTTCTGTAAGATCAATCTCGATGCAGAACGTCACCAGCACCAACGCTTACATTATATTCTACGAGCTGGAAAGTGTTCAGAACGGTATAAAAACTAGTGCTAGTAGCACTGCCACGTTGGCATCTTTTGCCAACGCCACTGGGAGTTCGCCCAGAAAGATTGGAAACGGTGGTTCATCAACGGGTGGAACCTTCACTACTAACTCGTCGCCCCTCCGACTTATTGGGTCTAGCGGCAACTCTAACCACAACCCTCTTTTCCCGAGCAAGCTGGAAAACCGGACGGGCTTTATTGGTCCAGTGTTGCCCCAACAGACGCAACCGAAACCGAAAAAGTTGGCTAACGGGTTGAGCAACAACCATCACAATTCAATGAATGAAAAGGAAGGGGAAATAATGGTTTCATCCACCACTGCCAGACTTTCGCCAGTTTCATCAACCACGTCTTCACTGTCCAGTCCATCACCGAATAAAAACCCTACCCCGAATAGTCCATCCAGCAGCAAGTTGGTGAAAAATCCCCTCAATCAAAACCCTGTcagcgttaaaaacaaattcggCATGACAATTACCACCTCAAACTCGGCCTCTGACGTCAGCAATGGTATTAACGGTACCAACATCAGCTTTAAATCTTCTTCCACATCTTCATCTTCTACTGCCTGTCCTTCTTCCTCGTCATCTGCTTTACCATCAATGCCTAAACTTTGTAACAGTCCTGCAGCCACGAAGAGTGCTAGTACTGGGGAAAAGTCCTTCGAAGGAACGAACTCTACCGCCAACGGTACGCTCAAGAGTGTTACTTACCCAGCCACGACGTCCACCGGCGAGAAAAACAGCTACGTCAACGGTCTCAGCAGCAGCAAAGCGGTCAGTCTAGTTCCCTACGATGCCGACGATGATGAAGACGATGACGAAGGGGACGATTCCTACGGTGGTAATAATGCCAATAGGCTGGCTAAACGTCATACTACCCAGCAGAATAATGACAGTGAGGAGGATACCGAACG ggCCCTTCTAGGGCCGGTTGGAAACAAAAAGCTCCCTGAATCCCCCGAAGAGGAAGAATCGTCTCGTTCGCCCAAGTCACCTCCAGTTATCAAAACGAAAACCGGCCTCTGGAAAGTGAGTGATAATAATGTTCCAactagcagcagtagcagcagcagtgcaaaTAGTAGTAAGAGTGCATCCCCTTCGACGTCTGGAAATTCGTCCCCAGCAAACTACAGCCACGCCAATGGCTCGAGCGGTGGTCCCTTGGCGTCTGGTTATCAATCCAGTAACTCTGGCAATGGTGGTCGTCAGTCGAACGGGTTCAATGGTTATAACGGCGGTTATAACCGAAGCAACGACGTCGTAGATCAACTGCAAAAGTTCTCACACCGTGGTTACGGAGCACCAGTCCGTAGCTGGAATGGTCAACAGACCAACATGGAGCGTGAACTGATGAACGAGCGGCGCGAAGATCGGAAACGACAGGTGGAAGATGACCGCGAGACGGAAATGGATCGTGGTCGCGTAAAGAAAGTAAAAACACACTACTATCCACGTGACCAGCGTGATAGCCAAATACAAAACCCCTTCCAAAGCTACCAAAATCAGCAGATGAATGgtggtggaggaggaggaggcaACAATCGGAACAAGTGGAATAACCACTGCAATGGATTCGGTGGTGGGAGCAAATACGGGAACGGTGGTGGTAGTCAACAATTTCAGCACAGAAACTACCACAACAACTACCAAAATGGGCGCAACTATCAGTCGGGGGGGTTTCGAAATGGTGGGCGCCACGGCGGTCGCAATGGGTTTTATAATAAGtcgaatcatcatcatcagcgtGATAATGGCAGTGGCAATGGCTTTTATAACCGATAG